Proteins encoded within one genomic window of Pseudodesulfovibrio senegalensis:
- a CDS encoding class I SAM-dependent methyltransferase, protein METDTSRKTIAAYDKNAQGYADKFDDYPTYRDRIADFQQKHVPKGAHILDLGCGPGCNISTILERDHTCTFDGVDLSGEFLRMARQRFPRFDFLQQDICDLDLPGKYDVVLASFCIVHLTNEQTAGVMHRLPDAIRDGGCLYLSYMNGEKSGFETTSFSEETIFFNYYQDEFIIDLLERNGMTVVEIAKDEYAEPDGSTTIDTFIHAKKTSGG, encoded by the coding sequence ATGGAAACGGATACCAGCAGAAAGACCATCGCGGCCTATGACAAAAACGCGCAGGGCTATGCGGACAAATTCGATGACTACCCGACGTATCGGGACAGGATAGCGGATTTCCAGCAAAAGCATGTTCCGAAAGGCGCCCATATTCTGGACCTTGGCTGCGGGCCGGGGTGCAACATCAGCACGATTCTGGAGCGGGACCATACGTGCACCTTTGACGGGGTGGACCTTTCCGGCGAATTCTTGCGCATGGCACGGCAGCGGTTTCCGCGGTTCGATTTTTTGCAGCAGGACATTTGCGACCTTGACCTGCCCGGGAAATACGACGTGGTGCTCGCCTCGTTCTGCATCGTGCATCTCACGAATGAGCAGACCGCCGGAGTCATGCACCGGTTGCCGGACGCGATCCGTGACGGCGGCTGCCTGTACCTGAGCTACATGAACGGGGAAAAATCGGGATTCGAGACAACCAGTTTTTCCGAGGAAACGATATTTTTCAATTACTATCAGGATGAATTTATTATCGATTTGCTGGAGCGCAACGGCATGACCGTGGTGGAGATCGCCAAGGACGAATATGCCGAGCCCGACGGCTCCACAACCATCGATACGTTTATCCACGCGAAAAAAACGAGCGGCGGGTAG
- a CDS encoding methyl-accepting chemotaxis protein: protein MLKNLSIRNKILSLLLLMLLCIGVTVGMLVNTMGTIERFSTSTTQKTMLRMEKDKLRTASHSMAVSLADLVRDMPEDMREEAIRKAVKNIRFEKDKSGYFFVYTGTTVVSVPPKPSLRGKDLSTAKDKNGIFFVKELSKQAAAGGGFVEYIFPKPGKGDQPKLGYAESIPGTDYWIGTGIYIDNIAEEEAAVASAIHEIVQSETLMQLGFIAAILLLVVLPLSLIIIRAITNPLHETMNAADAVANGDLEVRMNPQGSDEISQMQSSLNAMVATLGENMESIKIKEAEANKQAQAAEAAAQQAREAMEQAAVATREGKMAAADSLAGVVSTLNSTSDDIARMSSEVSHGTEVQMARISEAATAMEEMNATVLEVARNAGEAADHADRSRDIAQEGSQLVSRTVDAMTNLQELTMTLRKNMHKLDEQSEAIGQVMHVINDIADQTNLLALNAAIEAARAGEAGRGFAVVADEVRKLAEKTMSATGEVGNNIQGIQQLTHLNVEGIDNAVEAIDSTTGITDDSGRKLEEIVHMAQETAAQVQSIAAAAEEQSAASEQITRSVDEINNIARDNTELMSQANNDINALAKLAQEITDQVESLKS, encoded by the coding sequence ATGCTCAAGAACCTTTCCATCAGAAACAAGATTTTATCACTGCTGCTGCTGATGCTGCTCTGTATCGGCGTCACCGTCGGCATGCTGGTAAACACCATGGGAACCATCGAGCGGTTCTCCACCAGCACCACGCAGAAAACCATGCTGCGAATGGAGAAGGACAAGCTCAGGACAGCCTCGCACTCCATGGCCGTGTCCCTTGCCGACCTTGTCCGGGACATGCCCGAAGACATGCGGGAGGAAGCCATCCGCAAGGCGGTCAAGAACATCCGCTTTGAAAAGGACAAATCCGGATACTTTTTCGTATACACGGGCACCACGGTGGTTTCGGTTCCGCCCAAGCCCTCCCTGCGGGGCAAGGACCTCTCCACGGCCAAGGACAAGAACGGCATCTTTTTCGTCAAGGAACTCTCGAAACAGGCGGCTGCGGGCGGCGGTTTCGTGGAATACATCTTTCCCAAGCCCGGCAAGGGCGACCAGCCCAAGCTCGGCTATGCCGAAAGCATCCCGGGCACGGACTACTGGATAGGCACGGGCATATACATCGACAACATCGCCGAAGAAGAGGCTGCCGTGGCCTCGGCCATTCACGAGATCGTGCAATCCGAAACCCTGATGCAGCTCGGCTTCATCGCCGCCATCCTGCTGCTGGTGGTGCTGCCCCTGAGCCTGATCATCATCCGGGCCATAACCAATCCGTTGCACGAAACCATGAACGCTGCCGACGCCGTTGCCAACGGCGATCTGGAAGTACGCATGAACCCGCAAGGTTCGGATGAAATCTCCCAGATGCAGTCGTCGCTCAACGCCATGGTGGCAACACTGGGCGAAAACATGGAAAGCATCAAGATCAAGGAAGCCGAGGCCAACAAGCAGGCCCAAGCCGCTGAAGCCGCCGCGCAGCAGGCCCGGGAAGCCATGGAACAGGCTGCCGTGGCAACACGGGAAGGCAAGATGGCCGCGGCCGACAGCCTTGCCGGAGTCGTGAGCACCCTCAACAGCACCAGTGACGACATCGCCCGCATGAGCAGCGAAGTGAGCCACGGCACCGAAGTGCAGATGGCGCGCATTTCCGAAGCGGCCACAGCCATGGAGGAAATGAACGCCACCGTGCTCGAAGTGGCCAGAAACGCGGGTGAGGCAGCGGACCACGCGGACCGCTCGCGCGATATCGCGCAGGAAGGTTCCCAGCTTGTTTCGCGCACCGTGGACGCCATGACCAACCTGCAGGAGCTGACCATGACCCTGCGCAAGAACATGCACAAGCTGGACGAACAGTCCGAGGCCATCGGTCAGGTCATGCATGTGATCAACGACATCGCAGACCAGACCAACCTGCTGGCCCTGAACGCGGCCATCGAGGCGGCCCGGGCCGGCGAAGCCGGACGCGGATTCGCCGTGGTGGCGGACGAGGTCCGCAAACTGGCTGAAAAGACCATGAGCGCCACCGGCGAAGTCGGCAACAACATTCAGGGCATCCAGCAGCTCACGCACCTGAACGTGGAAGGCATCGACAACGCGGTTGAGGCCATCGACAGCACCACCGGCATCACCGACGATTCCGGCCGGAAGCTGGAGGAAATCGTACACATGGCGCAGGAAACAGCGGCACAGGTCCAATCCATCGCCGCTGCCGCGGAAGAACAGTCCGCAGCGTCCGAACAGATCACCCGCAGCGTGGACGAAATCAACAACATCGCCCGCGACAACACCGAGCTTATGAGCCAGGCCAACAACGACATCAATGCCCTTGCAAAACTGGCCCAGGAAATCACCGATCAGGTGGAATCCCTGAAATCATAA
- a CDS encoding alpha/beta hydrolase family protein has product MKNTLILLFFLIALGAAGELRAATFQAAGNKPAAVVFDNETYDFELRRVLGMAVSRGSDVNECLETAHAIQPGDAESWYVNWYGLAERVRRTGEECLRKGHAVSAREAFFRASTYYRSAGFFLVGNPRDSRIVTSWKKSRDMFRKGARLGEYPVAVVSIPYEKTTLPGYVLQPDRSGKKRKTVIIQTGFDGTAEELYFENALFALRRGWTVILFEGPGQGGALHEQGLTFRPDWENVITPVVDFALTRNGVDPERIALMGISMGGYLAPRGASGEHRLAALVANPGTYDMLGHRRADAREWEEMRSDPDGTNTALRQAMGKDIGFRWFIENGMLTTGTKTPLQFLEMFRKFNMQGLADRITCPTLVIVGAGDHFSSIKDQRKLYDELACPKTLLVFDKASFADEHCQMGALMTSNQRIFDWLDETVDR; this is encoded by the coding sequence GTGAAGAATACGCTCATTTTGTTGTTTTTTCTGATTGCTTTGGGAGCGGCCGGAGAACTTCGGGCGGCTACGTTTCAGGCTGCGGGCAACAAGCCTGCCGCGGTTGTTTTTGATAATGAAACGTACGATTTCGAGTTGCGTCGCGTTTTGGGTATGGCGGTTTCCCGCGGTTCCGACGTCAACGAATGCCTGGAAACCGCCCATGCAATACAACCGGGCGATGCCGAATCCTGGTACGTGAACTGGTATGGCTTGGCCGAGCGAGTGCGCAGAACCGGAGAGGAATGCCTGCGGAAAGGACATGCTGTTTCCGCGCGGGAGGCGTTTTTCCGCGCGTCCACCTACTATCGCAGCGCGGGGTTCTTTCTTGTGGGCAATCCCCGGGATTCCAGGATCGTGACGTCCTGGAAAAAGAGCCGGGACATGTTCCGCAAAGGCGCTCGACTGGGAGAGTATCCTGTGGCGGTGGTTTCGATTCCCTATGAAAAAACAACGCTTCCCGGCTACGTGCTGCAGCCGGACCGTTCCGGAAAGAAGCGGAAAACCGTGATCATCCAGACGGGCTTCGACGGAACCGCGGAAGAATTGTATTTCGAAAACGCCCTGTTTGCCCTCAGGCGGGGGTGGACCGTCATTCTTTTCGAAGGGCCCGGGCAGGGCGGAGCCTTGCATGAACAGGGCCTGACATTCCGCCCGGACTGGGAAAACGTGATTACCCCGGTTGTGGATTTTGCGCTGACCAGAAATGGGGTGGACCCGGAACGGATCGCCCTCATGGGCATCAGCATGGGCGGCTATCTCGCACCCCGGGGCGCGTCCGGCGAGCATCGGCTGGCCGCACTGGTGGCCAATCCCGGTACATATGACATGCTGGGCCACCGTAGGGCTGATGCCCGGGAATGGGAGGAAATGCGCAGCGATCCGGACGGAACCAACACGGCCTTGCGGCAGGCCATGGGCAAGGACATCGGCTTCCGCTGGTTCATTGAGAACGGCATGCTCACCACCGGAACGAAGACCCCGCTGCAGTTTTTAGAAATGTTCAGGAAATTCAACATGCAGGGGTTGGCGGACAGGATTACGTGCCCCACGCTGGTGATTGTCGGCGCTGGCGACCATTTCTCCTCGATCAAGGATCAGAGGAAGCTGTATGACGAGCTTGCCTGCCCGAAAACGCTGCTTGTTTTCGACAAGGCGTCTTTTGCGGACGAGCATTGCCAGATGGGGGCGCTCATGACCTCGAACCAGAGGATATTCGACTGGCTGGATGAGACCGTGGACCGCTGA
- a CDS encoding substrate-binding periplasmic protein, whose product MCKIKSLIIAISLVAVGLLLKPTPVSAAPLRLFCGDWTPYSSSNTKEPGITVEIVLAAFAAAGVETVLDFAPWPRCEEMIREGMDVAVFPYVQTPTRKRFARFSVPMLTERTYLYFIKRNLFEFDFTDYAALREYRVGTLNGFVHRELFEQNQVPALVVKNNTVGLKMLLKNRLDLFPMNDLVARHEIHTNFPEQSHLFRRSKTPLYEVSLHVMVSRENPRADRILSLFAKGMRTIRSKGTMARILKRYE is encoded by the coding sequence ATGTGCAAAATCAAATCCCTCATCATAGCAATATCGCTCGTCGCCGTGGGGCTTCTGCTCAAGCCGACGCCGGTTTCTGCGGCCCCGCTCCGGCTGTTCTGTGGCGACTGGACGCCATACTCCAGTTCAAACACCAAAGAACCGGGCATCACCGTGGAGATCGTTCTGGCCGCCTTTGCTGCCGCAGGCGTGGAGACCGTGCTGGACTTCGCTCCCTGGCCCCGATGCGAAGAGATGATCCGGGAAGGTATGGACGTCGCTGTCTTTCCTTACGTGCAGACCCCCACGCGAAAAAGGTTCGCCCGCTTTTCCGTGCCCATGCTCACGGAGCGCACCTATCTCTACTTCATCAAACGGAACCTGTTCGAATTCGATTTCACAGACTATGCCGCACTGCGCGAGTACCGGGTCGGCACCCTGAACGGTTTCGTTCACCGGGAACTCTTCGAGCAAAATCAGGTGCCGGCCCTGGTGGTCAAAAACAATACCGTGGGCCTGAAAATGCTCTTGAAGAATCGTCTGGACCTTTTTCCCATGAACGATCTGGTGGCCAGACATGAAATCCACACAAACTTCCCGGAACAATCTCACCTGTTTCGCCGCTCCAAAACCCCGTTGTACGAGGTTTCGCTCCACGTCATGGTTTCCAGGGAAAATCCCCGGGCCGACCGCATCCTCTCCCTGTTCGCCAAGGGGATGCGCACAATCCGCAGCAAGGGCACAATGGCGCGAATCCTGAAACGATACGAATAA
- a CDS encoding SGNH/GDSL hydrolase family protein yields MIRAKKYIRILVINCAVLIGMLLLIEGAFRLIIPASEVVPAFSDQNLGMRGRPFVEANQTRGFALKPEFANRYYTVNSEGFRGQAFPKDLNRKHVILALGESTTFGWGVRDNETYPFYLEKCFSEKYRDVFVVNGGVPSYSSSQVLVALQETLAQGRIRPDLVLICILGNDVWYSSIANWHPDILVYQKPPQWVTMAMKYSRLGYACLMGFPKKSTQTNVFNAKALDKFKSNIVAMINVCKSHGVRLAFVEPPLDSGHLPKQGLDRFQIRYTRDYLVETISTYVRSVREVAEKYGVPVIDHSLGLNHKHQKGLFRDSDFHPTPKGNAMMARDVYAGIVGADLLPMLKNQNK; encoded by the coding sequence ATGATCCGGGCTAAAAAATATATCCGTATACTGGTTATCAACTGTGCCGTTCTGATCGGCATGCTTCTTTTGATTGAAGGCGCCTTCAGGTTGATCATTCCGGCCTCCGAAGTCGTGCCTGCGTTCAGTGATCAGAACCTTGGGATGCGAGGACGGCCGTTTGTGGAGGCGAACCAGACCCGCGGTTTTGCTTTGAAGCCGGAATTCGCCAATAGGTATTATACCGTGAATTCCGAAGGGTTTCGCGGGCAGGCTTTTCCCAAGGACCTGAATCGTAAACACGTCATCCTCGCTCTTGGGGAGTCGACCACGTTCGGCTGGGGCGTACGGGACAATGAAACGTATCCCTTCTATCTGGAAAAGTGTTTTTCCGAAAAGTATCGCGATGTTTTCGTGGTGAATGGCGGGGTTCCCTCCTACTCCTCAAGCCAGGTACTGGTGGCCCTTCAGGAAACCCTGGCCCAAGGCCGGATCAGGCCGGATCTGGTTTTGATCTGTATTTTGGGGAACGACGTCTGGTACTCGAGCATCGCCAATTGGCACCCGGATATTCTTGTCTACCAGAAACCGCCTCAGTGGGTGACGATGGCCATGAAGTATTCTCGGCTGGGGTATGCGTGCCTCATGGGTTTTCCCAAAAAAAGCACCCAGACGAATGTTTTCAATGCAAAGGCGTTGGACAAGTTCAAAAGCAATATCGTGGCGATGATCAATGTGTGCAAATCACACGGCGTTCGCCTCGCTTTTGTGGAGCCTCCTCTTGATTCGGGGCATTTGCCCAAACAGGGATTGGACAGGTTCCAGATTCGGTACACCAGGGATTATCTGGTTGAAACCATTTCGACCTATGTCCGGTCTGTGCGTGAAGTCGCTGAAAAATACGGGGTGCCTGTCATCGATCACAGCCTGGGCCTGAATCACAAGCACCAAAAGGGACTATTCCGAGACAGTGATTTCCATCCTACGCCGAAAGGAAACGCCATGATGGCCAGGGATGTGTATGCGGGGATTGTCGGGGCCGACCTCCTTCCCATGCTTAAAAATCAAAATAAATGA
- a CDS encoding MBOAT family O-acyltransferase translates to MLFCSSSFFVFFVAFLFLWYATPKKWHHWLIIIASLYFYGYWNWYYTVIPVGLTLGGFFAVTWIGNATGPQNKKLRLGLCIAGMLTPLFIFKYLNFFLQREIITIGLPLGISYITFTLIAYLIDVAKKDYAAEKRFSWLLAYVTYFPQLIAGPILRPRELLPQLKQNLQPTNLVRWQAITIFTAGLVKKLIFADQIKPFVDGIYSVKETPDTLQALLGFYLFPAQIYCDFSGYTDMAIGLALFFGIQLPMNFNRPYLSSSTTEVWRRWQMTLSFWLRDYLYIPIVKRYNYKYIKPLAKLITLTLCGLWHGANWTYVVWGAFNGILLIVESLFKNTPWPRRLPNPIKILITFHLFAFGVIFVRSTNIDQAWDIIRSLVFWQSFTAGDVLPYAYPLMLCSLTYFFHHWDCMDCLKGLVERSNRFLLTACLSVLWFLAVILNVLGGGSSKFIYFDF, encoded by the coding sequence ATGCTGTTCTGTTCTTCGTCATTTTTTGTTTTCTTTGTCGCCTTTCTCTTTCTTTGGTACGCCACTCCAAAAAAGTGGCACCATTGGCTCATCATCATTGCCAGCCTGTACTTCTATGGGTACTGGAACTGGTATTATACCGTTATTCCGGTGGGGCTGACACTGGGCGGCTTCTTTGCCGTAACATGGATCGGCAATGCAACAGGGCCCCAAAACAAGAAATTACGGCTTGGACTATGCATAGCCGGAATGCTCACTCCGCTTTTCATTTTCAAATATCTCAACTTCTTCCTCCAAAGGGAGATTATCACCATCGGGCTGCCCCTGGGCATCTCGTATATCACCTTTACGCTGATCGCCTACCTGATTGACGTGGCAAAAAAGGACTATGCTGCAGAAAAACGGTTTTCGTGGCTTCTTGCCTATGTGACGTATTTCCCCCAACTGATCGCGGGGCCGATCCTCAGGCCAAGGGAACTACTGCCCCAACTCAAGCAGAATCTGCAACCCACGAACCTTGTCCGCTGGCAGGCCATAACGATTTTCACCGCCGGGCTGGTCAAAAAACTCATCTTTGCAGACCAGATCAAGCCTTTTGTCGATGGTATCTATTCAGTGAAGGAAACACCCGACACGCTCCAAGCCCTGCTGGGATTCTACCTGTTTCCGGCGCAAATATATTGTGATTTCAGTGGATATACCGATATGGCCATCGGGTTGGCCCTTTTCTTCGGGATTCAACTTCCCATGAACTTCAACCGGCCATACCTTTCCAGCTCCACAACGGAAGTGTGGCGCAGATGGCAAATGACCCTTTCCTTCTGGTTGCGGGACTATTTGTACATCCCGATTGTAAAAAGATATAATTACAAATACATAAAGCCCCTTGCCAAGCTCATAACCCTGACCTTGTGCGGCCTTTGGCATGGCGCAAACTGGACCTATGTTGTGTGGGGCGCGTTCAATGGAATCCTGCTCATTGTGGAATCCCTGTTCAAAAACACCCCATGGCCACGGCGGCTCCCCAATCCGATAAAAATCCTGATCACATTCCACCTGTTTGCCTTTGGGGTGATCTTTGTACGGTCAACCAATATTGATCAAGCGTGGGACATCATCAGATCATTGGTTTTCTGGCAATCCTTTACTGCCGGAGACGTTCTCCCTTACGCCTACCCGTTGATGCTCTGTTCTCTTACTTATTTTTTCCATCACTGGGACTGCATGGATTGCCTGAAAGGACTTGTCGAGCGGTCGAACAGATTTCTGCTGACCGCGTGTCTGTCCGTACTCTGGTTTCTGGCCGTCATTCTCAACGTGCTCGGCGGGGGCAGCAGCAAATTCATTTATTTTGATTTTTAA